One window of the Cryptomeria japonica chromosome 7, Sugi_1.0, whole genome shotgun sequence genome contains the following:
- the LOC131856367 gene encoding BURP domain-containing protein 16-like codes for MAGIWQVFGGSDELVLSVCKDELPGLSMPSKLARFMSPLKHDEVSLIATESVAKGFQAIVEDNSFCNRARLLCHKSQIAKIDGRVKFYYKRGKLLDIVQDGLVTGNCGKTALREEVEGMQLHSNVFRVKEINTVRQKLLFPDFHDSRVAGNVSFLPHKIAQNVPFNSQQLMSLVEALHILPTGSDRLIKLMVIALEMCEAPPSSIETKSCVISLESMANFVYSVLDGSTHNVGLVDDIVSTTKLSNGVVTVKGAKLISPSSVKHVACHNLLFQFRVYYCHYVKSTNMYLVSLKNEKSGVEQSVVAECHMDTKPYPP; via the exons ATGGCTG GCATTTGGCAGGTATTTGGAGGTAGTGATGAGTTGGTATTATCTGTGTGTAAAGATGAACTCCCTGGGTTAAGCATGCCCAGCAAACTGGCTCGCTTTATGTCTCCCTTAAAGCATGATGAAGTTTCGTTGATTGCAACTGAGTCCGTAGCAAAAGGTTTTCAGGCTATTGTGGAGGACAATAGTTTTTGCAATAGAGCACGGTTGTTATGTCATAAATCTCAGATAGCAAAGATAGATGGGCGTGtaaaattttattacaagagaggAAAGTTACTAGACATTGTCCAAGATGGGTTGGTGACAGGTAACTGTGGAAAGACAGCATTGCGAGAAGAGGTGGAGGGAATGCAACTACATAGTAATGTTTTTCGAGTAAAGGAGATCAATACTGTCAGACAAAAGTTGTTGTTTCCCGACTTTCATGACAGCCGTGTTGCTGGGAATGTCTCATTTCTCCCACACAAAATTGCCCAAAATGTCCCTTTCAATAGCCAACAACTAATGAGCTTAGTTGAGGCCTTACACATTCTGCCCACTGGATCAGACCGTCTCATAAAACTAATGGTTATAGCTCTTGAGATGTGTGAAGCACCTCCTTCAAGCATAGAGACCAAAAGTTGTGTGATTTCCTTGGAGTCCATGGCAAATTTTGTGTATAGTGTGCTTGATGGGTCTACCCACAATGTTGGACTAGTGGACGACATTGTTTCAACCACAAAACTCTCCAACGGTGTGGTTACTGTAAAGGGTGCAAAACTCATCTCCCCCAGCTCCGTCAAGCATGTGGCTTGTCACAATCTGTTATTTCAATTCAGAGTTTATTACTGTCACTATGTGAAGAGTACTAATATGTATTTGGTATCATTGAAGAATGAGAAAAGTGGAGTTGAGCAGAGTGTGGTTGCTGAATGTCATATGGATACTAAACCTTATCCTCCTTAG